Within Schaalia sp. HMT-172, the genomic segment GTTCGCGGCGAATATTTCAGTCCTGGGTATCTCGTGGGGCTCGTGGATCCTCGGATTCGGCCTCTCCCTCGCCCAGGCGATCGTCGTGTCCGTCGTGGGCGTGACCCTGTCCTTCCTGGTCTGCGGCCTCATCGCGATCGCCGGCAAGCGCGGCTCCGCCCCGACGCTGGTCCTGTCGCGCGCGGCCTTCGGCTTCAACGGCAACCGCGTGTCGGCGGCGATCTCGTGGATCCTGACGGTGGGCTGGGAGACCTTTCTAGCGATCATGGCCGTCCAGGCCACGGCCACCGTCATGGGGGCGCTCGGCTTCACGAACCACGTCGTCGCACAGATCATCGCGCTGATCCTCGTCGTCGTCCTGGCGGCGGGTTCGGGCATCCTCGGTTTCGAGGCGATCATGAAGGTGCAGACGTGGATCACCTGGGCCACCGCGGCTCTGACGATCGTCTACCTGGTGTTGGTCGCACCGACGATCGACTTCGCGGTCCTTTCCTCGCGTCCCTCGGCGCCCCTGACCGCGGTGCTCGGTGCGGGTTGCATGCTCCTCGTGGGCTTCGGCTTCGGCTGGATTAACGCGGCCGCCGACTACTCGCGCTACCTGCCGCGCGCCGCCTCGACGCGGGGCGTGGTCGGCTGGACGACGGTGGGCGCGGCGCTGCCCACGGTCATCCTCGTCTTCTTCGGTATCCTCCTGGTCGGCTCGGCCGATGAGTCCCTCTCCGAGGCGATCGGTAATGACCCGATCGGTGCGCTCACCACGCTGCTGCCCACCTGGTTCCTTATCCCCTTCGCGCTGGTTGCGATCCTGGGTCTCATCGGCGGCATCGTCATGGATATCTACTCCTCGGGCCTGTCGCTGCTGGCTACGGGCGTGCCCGTCTCGCGCCCGGTCGCCACCGCGATTGACGGCACGATCATGACGGTCGGCACGATTGTTGTCGTGTTTTTCGCGGACTCCTTCCTGACCCCCTTCACGGCGTTCCTCACGACCCTCGGCGTCGTCATCGCCGCGTGGGGTGGCGTCATGCTCGCGGACATCGCGCTGCGTCGCAAGGACTACGACGAGCCCTCCCTCTTTACCCCCTCGGGCCGCTACGGCTCGGTGAACTGGGGTGCGGTCGCCTCCCTGATCGTCGGCTCGCTGGTGGGCTGGGGCCTGGTCGTGAACGCGAATGCCTCGTGGCTGTCCTGGCAGGGTTACCTCCTCGGCCCCCTGGGGGGTCGCGAGGGTGACTGGGCGGGCGCCAACATCGGCATCCTCCTGGCGATGGTCGTCGGCTTCGTCGGCTACTGGGTGACCAGCGCGGGGCGCGTGCGCGCGCAGGAGAAGCTGGCTTCGCGTACGTACGCGCAGGGCGCGGACGAGGGCGAGCGGTGAGCGTCGACCCGCGCTTCCCCCAGGCTCTCCTCGACGACGAGGCCGTGGCCGGTGCCCGGGTCCTCACCTCTCTTGCGGGGCGCCCGGATGCGCTCGTCGTGCTTGGTTCGGGTCTGGCTGGCGCCCTTGACGAGGCCTGGGGCGCGCCTGTGGGCGCGGTTCCCCTGGGTGATATCCCCGGTGTTGTCGCGCCTGTCGCGGATGGTCACGGCCGCGAGCTACGCGCCTATGAGACGAACGGGGGAGTGGTCCTCGTGGCCACAGGCCGCACGCACCTCTACGAGGGGTTGGGTGCCCGCCCCGTGACGGCCCTGTCTCGCGCCGGCGTTGCCGCCGGGATCAGCCGTGCGGTTCTCACGAACGCGAACGGCTGCCTGAAGCCCTGGAACCTGGGCGACGTCATGGCGATCACCGACCACGTGAACCTCAGCGGCGCCTCGCCCTTCGATGGTCCGCTGTTCCTGGACGTGTCGGCCGTGTGGGATGCCCAGATGACGGGGGCTCTGCGCGGGGTCTGCCAGCGCGAGGGGACTTACGCGATCCTGCGCGGCCCCGAGTATCAGACGATGGCGGAGACCCGCATCCTCGCGGGCCTGGGCGTGGACTGCGTGGGAATGTCGACCGTCATGGAGGCGATCACCCTGCACGCGCTGGGCGTGCGCGTTGCCGGCATGTCGGTCGTCTCCGACCTGTCGTTCGCCGACGCCCCGACGGATCCGAGCGCCGTCGTCGAGGCGGCCTCGGCGGCTCGCCAGACCGTGGTCGCTGGCATCGAGGCGGCCCTGGGCACCTGAACGCAGAATCAGACGCACACGAGGCCGTGGCCGGGAGGTGGATGTCCACCGCTGCCGGCCACGGCCTCGTCTCGTGCGAGAAACGATCAGAGCAGGCCGAGCACCCCCTCCACGATCCGCGACGCCACGTCGGGTGCACACGCCAGGTTGATGCGCGCCCACGAGGCGTAGTCGGCGCCCAGGGTGCGGCCCTCGTTGGCGGCGATGCGAGCGCGCTCGCGCAGCGTCGCGGCGGGGGAGAGGGGGCCCAGGTCCACGCCCTCGAAGCCCCACCAGGTCAGGTACGTTCCCTCGGGGCGCACGAAGTCGATGGGAGTGTCGGCCAGGGCGCGCTCCACCAGGTCGACGTTCGAGCGGATCAGATCTTTGACCTCGCGCTGCCAGGCCTCGCCCCGCTCGTAGGCGGCGATCGCGCCGAGCGTGCCGATGACGTTGGCGTCGTGGCGCACGTCGGCGGCAAACACGTCCCAACGCTCGCGCAGAGCCTCGTCGGGCAGGATCACCTGCGCGGAGGGAAGCCCTGCGATGTTCCACCCCTTCGACGCCGCGGTCGCCGTCACCGTGTGGGAGGCAAACGAGGGGCCGAGGCTCGCGTAGGAGACGAACGGGACTTGCTCATCCAGCACCAGGGAGGAGTGGATTTCGTCGGAGAACACGAGGGCGTCGTAGTCGGAGACCACGTCGTGCAGGGCGCGCAGCTCGTCCTCACGCAGGACGCGGCCGACCGGGTTCCACGGGTTGCACAGGATGACCAGGCCCGCCCCGGCCTCGAGCCCTGCGCGAATCCCCTCCAGGTCGAGCGCCCACCCGCGCCCGAGCGCGCGCGTGCCGCGCAGGGAAGGAACCTCGATGACGGGATGATCGAACTTGCCCGGAATCGTCAGGAAAGGCATATAGGCGGGCGTCGGGACGATGATCGGGACACCCGGGCGCACCAGGTGATCGATCGTCGCCTCAAGCGCGGGCAACACCGACGCAACCAGGCGAACCTGCGAGGCGTCCACGTCCCAGCCGAAGCGACGCTTCTGGAACTCCGCGGTCGCGCCCGCGATGCGCGGCTCCAGCCAGGTCGGCTGGTAGCCGAGCAGGCCATCATCGATCGCGCCCTTCATCGCGTCGGCCACCTCTGGGGCCGTGGCGAAGTCCATTTCCGCCACCCACGCTCCGATCGTCGGCTCGCCGCTCGCGGTCGTGATGCCCGTCCATTTCAGGGAGCCGGTGCGGTAGAGGTGGGAGTCGGAAAAGAGTCGAACGGACACGGTGTCCTCCATCGAGTAGCGGCGGATGCGGCCAGGCCGATCCCTGTCATGCGTCCAGCGTATTCGCGTGCCCGGCGCGCGTCGCAGCGCGCCCACCCATCAAGCAAATGCAACAGCCACCCCTGGAGTAGGATGGGAGAATCATGAGTGAAACAACTGCCACCGGTGCCGACGTTCGCGTCCGCTTCTGCCCCTCGCCCACAGGAACCCCTCACGTCGGCATGGTCCGCACGTGCCTGTTCAACTGGGCCTACGCCCGCCACACGGGAGGAACCTTCGTCTTCCGCATCGAAGACACGGATGCCGCCCGCGACTCCCAGGAATCCTTCGACCAGATCATCGAGTCCCTGCAGTGGCTGGGCCTCGACTGGGACGAGGGCGTCGGTAAGGGCGGCCCGCACGGCCCCTACCGCCAGAGCGAGCGCATGGACATCTACCGCGACGTGGCCGCGCGCCTGCTAGAGGCCGGCTACGCCTACGAGTCCTACTCGACCCCCGAGGAAATCGAGGAGCGCCACCGCGCCAAGGGCGAGGACCCCAAGCTCGGCTACGACGGCTTCGACCGTGACCTGACGGAGGAGCAGATCGCCGCCTTCCGCGCCGAAGGCCGCCAGCCCGTCCTGCGCCTGCGTATGCCCGACGAGGACATCACCTTCACGGACCTGATCCGCGGCGAGATCACCTTCAAGGCCGGCTCCGTCCCGGATTACGTCATCGTGCGCGCCAACGGTCACCCGCTCTACACGCTGGTGAACCCGATCGACGACGCGCTCATGGAGATTACCCACGTCCTGCGCGGCGAGGACCTGCTCTCCTCGACGCCGCGCCAGATTGTCCTGTACCGCGCGCTTGAAGCGATCGGCGTTGCCAAGTTCATGCCGCGCTTCGGTCACCTGCCCTACGTCATGGGTGAGGGTAACAAGAAGCTCTCGAAGCGCGACCCCGAGTCGAACCTGCTGCTGCATAAGGCCGCCGGCATGATCCCCGAGGGCCTCAACAACTATCTGGCCCTCCTGGGCTGGTCGATCGCGCCGGACCGCGACATCTTCTCTATGGAGGAGATGGCGAGTGCTTTCGATATCTCGGACGTGAACCCGAACCCGGCGCGCTTCGACCAGAAGAAGGCCGTTGCCATTAACGCCGAGCACATTCGCCTGCTGGATGGCGAGGACTTCCGCGGCCGCCTGGTGCCCTTCCTGCACCGCGATGAGCTGGTGTCGGCCGACTCCTTCGAGGCGCTGACCGATCGCGAGCGTGAGATCCTCACCGAGGCCGCCCCGCTCGTCCAGACACGCATCCAGGTTCTCGGCGAGGCCTCGGGCATGCTCGGCTTCCTCTTTGTCTCCGACGACGCCCTGGAAACGGACGAGAAGGCCGTCTCCAAGCTCAAAGACAACGCCGTCGACGTCCTGGACGCCGCCATTGAGACCGTCGAGGGCCTCACCGAGTTCACGACCGCCTCCCTTGAGGAGTCGCTGCGAGCGCGCATCGTCGACGAGATGGGCGTCAAGCCCCGCCTGGCCTTCGGCCCGCTGCGCGTCGCGGTGACCGGCCGCCAGGTCTCGCCTCCGCTGTTCGAGTCCATGGAGATCCTGGGCCGCGAGTCCTCGCTGGCCCGCCTGCGCGCCCTGCGCGCTTCCCTGGCCTGATCGCCGCGCTCAGCCCCGGCCTCGTCGCCCTCATTCGGGCCGAGGTCGGGGCTTCGTCGTGGGAGCGCGCCTCAAGCGGTCGTTCGGGTGCGTCGGGAGCCCACTCTTCATACGTGATGGGTGCCACGGTCTTTCGATTTGGCAGGCGAGGCGCTCTCCGCTAAAGTTATCTCCTGTCGCCAGCGACGTGAGAACGAAGCGGGTGATACCCAATGGGGTATGGTGTAATTGGCAACACAGCTGATTCTGGTTCAGCCATTCTAGGTTCGAGTCCTGGTACCCCAGCGATCTGAGACGCGAGTTTCAGTCAGGCCCCCATCGTCTAGCGGCCTAGGACGACGCCCTCTCACGGCGTTAACACCGGTTCAAATCCGGTTGGGGGTACGGATTCATCAGTGAATCAAGGCCCCCATCGTCTAGCGGCCTAGGACGACGCCCTCTCACGGCGTTAACACCGGTTCAAATCCGGTTGGGGGTACCACAAACCTCGTCACCGATTTGGTGGTGAGGTTTTTTGTTTGCCTCAGCTCCGCGCTTTCGCTTGTCCTTTGCAGAAAACTTTCCTGACCCTTACACAGTGTCTAACCTATGAATCAGCCCCGATAAGAGGGGACCGTTTTGACGAGGGAGTCTTCCGTGACATACCGACACAACAGGACGCTACTGCGTCGCGCCCTGGGCGTGGGCACTGCGCTAGCGCTGATGGGGGGTGCGCTCCCAGCCGCCTGGGCGGAACCGGCCGAGGAGGCGACAAACCACGATGCGGGAGCGCAGGGAGCTGACGCCGCGGGCGCTGGAGCCGGCGACAACGTACTGGTGACAATCCCCGGTAACCATAATAAGGTCATGGGTTGCGACGCCGACTGGGCACCCGAGTGCGAGAAAGCCGCGCTGACTCGCGACGCCACCGGCGTCTACACCGCCACCTTCACCCTTCCCGCCGGCGATTACGAGTACAAGGTTGCCGAAGGCGGCTCGTGGGACACCTCCTACGGCCAGGGGGGAGCGCCTGGGGGAGCGAACATCGCCTACTCCCTGAAGCAAGAAACCGCCGTCACCTTCTACTACAACCGGGCGACGCACCGCGTGTGGAATACGGCCACCGACCAGATGGTGACCCTGCCCGGGTCGGAGCAACAGGCCCTGGGCTGCTCGGACAACTGGAAGCCCGACTGCCTAGCCCCGCTCATGGAGCCCACGGGCAACGGCACCTACACCTATCAGACGGCGGCCCTCCCGGAGGGCTCCTACGAGCTCAAGGTTGCCATCGGCGGATCCTGGGATGAGAATTACGGGCAGGACGGTGCCGCCGGTGGCGCCAACTACCAGTTTGCAACGAAAGCGAACAAGCTCGTGACCTTCACCTACGATTCTGCGACCCACAAGCTCGACATCGCGGCCGCCGACGCGCCCGTGGCGGGCTCGGGCGAGCAGCGCGCCTACTGGGTGAACGCGACGACGCTGGCGTGGCCGACCTCGCTTCTGCCACAGGGCGTCACCCGCGCACAGGTCATGGACGGATCCGCCGCCCTGTCCTACGAGCTCGTGACCGCCCCGGAGGGCGGCGCCGGCCTGACCGATGGAACGGTGAGTGGCGGCACCATCACGCCCCTGAGCGTCGCCGGTGACCTCCCCTCCGAGGTCACGCTGGCTCACCCGAACCTCAACGGCTACATCGCGCTGACGGCTCCCCTCGACCAGGCCGGGGCGCGTGAGGCCCTCACCGGCCAGGTCGCGGTCGCGCAGAAGTCGGGTGAGACGATCAACGCCTTCACCGGTGTCCAGATCGCCCCGGCCCTGGACGCCATCTACGCCGCCAAGGCAGCCCAGGCCTCGTACGGCGTGGGATGGAACGACGCCGGCAAGCCGACCTTCGCCCTGTGGGCCCCCACCGCCAAGGACGTCACCCTGCTCTCGTGGAACACTCGAACCCCGCGCGGTGCCGACAATGAGATCGCAGGCGACCCCGTGCGCACCCCCGCCACGCGCGGCGAGGACGGGCGCTGGAGCGTGGACAACGCGGCGGGCACCATCAACGAGGGTGCCCAGTACCTGTGGGAGGTGCGCGTCTACGTGCCCGCCACCGGAGCCGTCGAAACGAACCAGGTCACCGACCCCTACTCGGTGGGCCTGACCGTCAACTCCACGCGCTCCGTGGCCGTCAACATGGACAACCCCTCGATCGCGCCCTCTGTGTGGAAGAACACCAAGGCGCCCGTCATCGACGATGACGCCGAGCGCTCCATCTACGAGCTGCACGTGCGCGACTTCTCCGCCGCGGACAAGTCCGTGCCCGAGTACATGCGCGGCACCTACATGGCCTTCACGCAGTACCAGTCCAACGGCATGCGCCACCTGAGCGAGCTGGCAAGCGCCGGCATGAACACGGTGCACCTGCTGCCCACCTTCGACATCGCCACCATCCCCGAGAGGCGCTCCGAGCAGAAGACACCCGCCATCCCGGCCAACGCCGGACCGGCCTCCGAGGAACAGCAGGCGGCCGTGGCCGCCGTCGCCGACGAGGACGCCTACAACTGGGGCTACGACCCGCTGCACTGGATGGCCCCCGAAGGCTCCTACGCCACCGCCTCCCACCAAAACGGTGGCGCCCGCGTGCGCGAATTCCGCTCCATGGTGGGCGGCCTGCACCACATCGGCATGCAGGTCGTGCTCGACCAGGTCTACAACCACACGCCCGCCGCCGGCCAGGACGCCCACTCGGTCCTCGACCGTGTCGTGCCCGGCTACTACCAGCGCCTCAACGCCTCGGGAGGCGTGGAGACCTCGACGTGCTGCTCGAACGTGGCCACCGAGAACGCGATGAGCGAACGCCTCATGATCGACTCGATGATCCACTGGGCGAAGTACTACCACGTCGACGGCTTCCGCTTCGACCTGATGGGGCACCACCCCGCCGATGAGATGAAGCGCGCCAAGGAGGCCCTCTCGCAGCTCACCCTCGAGAAGGACGGCGTGGACGGCTCGCGCCTGTACATCTACGGCGAGGGCTGGAACTTCGGTGAGGTCGCCAACAACGCGCTGTTCACCCAGGCCACGCAGGGCCAGCTCGACGGCACCGGCATCGGCGCCTTCAACGACCGCCTGCGCGACGCGGTCCACGGCGGCGGCCCCTTCGACGATGACCACCGCGTCATGCAGGGCTTCGGCTCCGGCGCCTTCTCCGACTTCAACGGCCTCGACACCCGCTCAGAGACGGAGCGCCGCGCGGACTACCTGCATCGCGTGGACCTCGTGAAGCTAGGCCTGGCGGGCAACCTGAAGGATTACACGCTGACCACCTACGACGGACACACGCTGACGGGTGCGCAGCTGGACTACAACGGCCAGGGAGCGGGTTTTGCCTCCCAGCCCGCGGAGAACGTCAACTACGTGGACGCCCACGACAACGAGACGCTCTTCGACCTGGTGACCTACAAGATGCCGGCGAGCGCGCCGATGGACCACCGCGTGCGCATGTCGCTCATCAGCCAGGCCTCGGTGACCCTCGCGCAGTCGCCCGCGTTCTGGGCCTCGGGTACGGAGATGCTGCGCTCGAAGTCCCTGGACCGCGACTCCTTCAACTCGGGCGATCACTTCAACGCGATCGACTGGACGATGAAGGACAACGGCTTCGGTCGAGGCCTGCCCGTGAAGTCGAAGAACGGCGCGGCGTGGGATCACATGCGTCCGCTCCTGGAGAACCCCGATCTGAAGCCGACGCCGGAGCAGATCGACGCCTCCTCGGAGATCGCGATGGACTTCCTGCGCGTGCGTTCCTCCTCGCGCCTGTTCACGTTGGGCAGCGCGGACCTGATCCGCTCGAAGGTGAGCTTCCCGAACTCGGGTGAGGGGGCCGTCGATGGCACCATCATGATGCTCATCAACGACGAGGCCGGGGAAGGCACGGACGTCGACCCGCAGCTCGACGGGGCCCTCGTCGTGTTCAACGCGACGGATCAGCCGCTCAAGCAGCGTGTCGAGGGTCTGGCTGGCCGCGTGTTCATGCTGCACGAGGCGCAGGCAACGGGTGCTGACGCGGTCGTCAAGGATGCGTCCTTCGACGCCCAGACCGGCGTCGTCGAGGTTCCCGCCCGCACGGTCGCTGTCTTCACCCAGCGCGCTGGCGATCGCGTGACCCCGGGCCCGATCCCGAGCGACGGTACGTGGGTGCGCGCCGCCGATGGCCGCTGGTGGCTGCGATACCCGGACGGCACCTACCCGGCGAACGAGCGCATCGAGCTGGGAGGCGCGACCTACGCCTTCGACGCATCCGGCTGGATGAAGACCGGCTGGGACAACGAAGAGGGCGAGTGGCGCTACTACGCCCCCTCGGGCGCGATGGTGACCGGATGGCTCTCCACCGGCGGCTCCTGGTACTACCTGGATCCGCAGTCGGGAGTCATGGCGATCGGCTGGCTCGACGATAACGGCACCTGGTACTACCTCAGTGGCAGCGGCGCGATGGCTACCGGCTGGCAGCACCTGGGCTCGAACTGGTACTACCTGCACGCCAATGGCGCGATGGCCACCGGCTGGCTGAACCTGGGAGGCACCTGGTACTTCCTGACGGGCAGCGGCGAGATGGCTGTCGGCTGGGTCAAGGAGGGGCAGTCCTGGTACTTCTGCCACCCCTCGGGCGCGATGGCGACGGGCCGCATCACATTCGGTGGCACGACCTACAACTTCGATGCTTCCGGGCGCCTGATTCCCTGACGGGAGGGCGCGAAGACGGGGAGGGCCGGGACGAGTGATCGTCCCGGCCCTCCCCGTCTGGTATGTTTCGCGTGAGGCTCAGAGCTCTGCGGCGTCCTCAACGGTGGCCAGGAACTCAGAGAGGCGGTTGGCGGCGGCCATGACGGAGGGGCCGTGTTGGCGTCCGGGCTGACGGCCCATGCGCTCGATGGGGCCGGAGATCGACAGAGCGGCCAGGACGCGACCGGAGGGGCCGCGCACGGGCGCGGACACGGAGGCGACGCCGGGTTCGCGTTCGCCGACGGACTGGGCCCAGCCGCGGCGGCGGACCTCGGAGAGCATCGTCGCGTTGAAGGAAGCGCCGTACAGACCGCGGTGCAGGCGGTCGGGTTCCTCCCAGGCGAGCAGGACCTGGGCGGCGGAGCCGGCGCTCATGGAGAGCGTGGCGCCCACAGGGATGGAGTCGCGCAGACCCATCTCGCGTTCGGAGGCGGCGACGCACACGCGGTAGTCCCCCTGGCGGCGGAAGAGCTGGGAGGATTCCTTCGTGTGGTCGCGCAGGGCCTGGAGGACGGGCATGGAGGCTTGGAGCAGGCGGTCTTCGCCGGCCGCGGAGGAGAGCTCCTGCAGGCGGGGGCCCAGGATGAAACGTCCCTGCATGTCGCGCGCGACCATGCGGTGATATTCGAGGGCCACCGCGAGACGGTGGGCGGTCGGACGCGCGAGGCCGGTGCTGGTGACGAGTTGTGCGAGCGTGGCCGGTCCCGCCTCGAGAGCGCTGAGGACCAGCGCTGCCTTGTCGAGGACGCCAACGCCACTGGATGTTTGCTCTTCCATACAACTATTTAATATCTCAGCTTTTGAGATGGCAAACTGTCGGATAGTGAAACACATCAAAGGAGCGTCCGAGACGTGAGATCAGCAGGTCACTGTGAGATGAAGGCGTTTCCATTAAGTGACGAAACATGACGACACCGTGTCTCCACAGCGGGGACCAGAGGAGGATCAATGAGCGGAACGATGGCGGAAAAGGTGTGGCGCGACCACATCGTCTCCAAGGGTGAAAACGGTGCCCCCGACCTGCTGTACATCGACCTCCACCTGGTGCACGAGGTCACGAGCCCCCAGGCCTTCGAGGGCCTGCGCCTGGCCGGCCGCCAGGTGCGCCGCCCCGACCTGACGATCGCGACCGAGGACCACAACACGCCCACGGTCAACATTGACCAGCCGATCGCGGACATCACGAGCCGCACCCAGATCGACACCCTGCGCAAGAATGCCGAGGAGTTCGGTATTCGCTTGCACTCCTTGGGCGACGCCGACCAGGGCATCGTCCACGTCGTCGGCCCCCAGCTGGGCCTCACCCAGCCCGGCATGACCATCGTGTGCGGCGACTCCCACACCTCCACGCACGGTGCCTTCGGCGCGCTGGCCTTCGGCATCGGCACCAGCCAGGTCGAGCACGTCCTTGCCACCCAGACCCTGCCGATGGCGCCCTTCAAGACGATGGCGATCACCGTCAACGGCTCCCTGCCCCAGGGCTCGACCGCAAAGGACATCATCCTCGCCGTTATCGCCAAGATCGGCACCGGCGGCGGCCAGGGATACGTCCTCGAATACCGCGGCCAGGCGATCCGGGAGCTCTCCATGGAGGGACGCATGACGATCTGCAACATGTCGATCGAGGCGGGTGCCCGCGCCGGCATGATCGCCCCCGACCAGACCACTTTCGACTACATCAAGGGTCGCCCTCACGCCCCCGAGGGCGAGGACTGGGACCGCGCCGTCGAATACTGGTCCTCCCTGGCCTCCGACGAGGATGCCGTCTTCGACGCCGAGGTCGTCCTCGAGGCCGCCGACATCGAACCCTTCGTGACCTGGGGGACGAACCCCGGCCAGGGCGTGCCCCTGTCGGCCACCGTCCCCGACCCCGAGGACTTCACCGACGAGACCGCCCGCGCGGCCGCCGAGCGCGCCCTGGAGTACATGGACCTCAAGGCCGGCACCCCGATGCGCGAGATCGCCG encodes:
- a CDS encoding MalY/PatB family protein, whose protein sequence is MSVRLFSDSHLYRTGSLKWTGITTASGEPTIGAWVAEMDFATAPEVADAMKGAIDDGLLGYQPTWLEPRIAGATAEFQKRRFGWDVDASQVRLVASVLPALEATIDHLVRPGVPIIVPTPAYMPFLTIPGKFDHPVIEVPSLRGTRALGRGWALDLEGIRAGLEAGAGLVILCNPWNPVGRVLREDELRALHDVVSDYDALVFSDEIHSSLVLDEQVPFVSYASLGPSFASHTVTATAASKGWNIAGLPSAQVILPDEALRERWDVFAADVRHDANVIGTLGAIAAYERGEAWQREVKDLIRSNVDLVERALADTPIDFVRPEGTYLTWWGFEGVDLGPLSPAATLRERARIAANEGRTLGADYASWARINLACAPDVASRIVEGVLGLL
- a CDS encoding IclR family transcriptional regulator, whose protein sequence is MEEQTSSGVGVLDKAALVLSALEAGPATLAQLVTSTGLARPTAHRLAVALEYHRMVARDMQGRFILGPRLQELSSAAGEDRLLQASMPVLQALRDHTKESSQLFRRQGDYRVCVAASEREMGLRDSIPVGATLSMSAGSAAQVLLAWEEPDRLHRGLYGASFNATMLSEVRRRGWAQSVGEREPGVASVSAPVRGPSGRVLAALSISGPIERMGRQPGRQHGPSVMAAANRLSEFLATVEDAAEL
- the pulA gene encoding pullulanase-type alpha-1,6-glucosidase yields the protein MTYRHNRTLLRRALGVGTALALMGGALPAAWAEPAEEATNHDAGAQGADAAGAGAGDNVLVTIPGNHNKVMGCDADWAPECEKAALTRDATGVYTATFTLPAGDYEYKVAEGGSWDTSYGQGGAPGGANIAYSLKQETAVTFYYNRATHRVWNTATDQMVTLPGSEQQALGCSDNWKPDCLAPLMEPTGNGTYTYQTAALPEGSYELKVAIGGSWDENYGQDGAAGGANYQFATKANKLVTFTYDSATHKLDIAAADAPVAGSGEQRAYWVNATTLAWPTSLLPQGVTRAQVMDGSAALSYELVTAPEGGAGLTDGTVSGGTITPLSVAGDLPSEVTLAHPNLNGYIALTAPLDQAGAREALTGQVAVAQKSGETINAFTGVQIAPALDAIYAAKAAQASYGVGWNDAGKPTFALWAPTAKDVTLLSWNTRTPRGADNEIAGDPVRTPATRGEDGRWSVDNAAGTINEGAQYLWEVRVYVPATGAVETNQVTDPYSVGLTVNSTRSVAVNMDNPSIAPSVWKNTKAPVIDDDAERSIYELHVRDFSAADKSVPEYMRGTYMAFTQYQSNGMRHLSELASAGMNTVHLLPTFDIATIPERRSEQKTPAIPANAGPASEEQQAAVAAVADEDAYNWGYDPLHWMAPEGSYATASHQNGGARVREFRSMVGGLHHIGMQVVLDQVYNHTPAAGQDAHSVLDRVVPGYYQRLNASGGVETSTCCSNVATENAMSERLMIDSMIHWAKYYHVDGFRFDLMGHHPADEMKRAKEALSQLTLEKDGVDGSRLYIYGEGWNFGEVANNALFTQATQGQLDGTGIGAFNDRLRDAVHGGGPFDDDHRVMQGFGSGAFSDFNGLDTRSETERRADYLHRVDLVKLGLAGNLKDYTLTTYDGHTLTGAQLDYNGQGAGFASQPAENVNYVDAHDNETLFDLVTYKMPASAPMDHRVRMSLISQASVTLAQSPAFWASGTEMLRSKSLDRDSFNSGDHFNAIDWTMKDNGFGRGLPVKSKNGAAWDHMRPLLENPDLKPTPEQIDASSEIAMDFLRVRSSSRLFTLGSADLIRSKVSFPNSGEGAVDGTIMMLINDEAGEGTDVDPQLDGALVVFNATDQPLKQRVEGLAGRVFMLHEAQATGADAVVKDASFDAQTGVVEVPARTVAVFTQRAGDRVTPGPIPSDGTWVRAADGRWWLRYPDGTYPANERIELGGATYAFDASGWMKTGWDNEEGEWRYYAPSGAMVTGWLSTGGSWYYLDPQSGVMAIGWLDDNGTWYYLSGSGAMATGWQHLGSNWYYLHANGAMATGWLNLGGTWYFLTGSGEMAVGWVKEGQSWYFCHPSGAMATGRITFGGTTYNFDASGRLIP
- the gltX gene encoding glutamate--tRNA ligase — translated: MSETTATGADVRVRFCPSPTGTPHVGMVRTCLFNWAYARHTGGTFVFRIEDTDAARDSQESFDQIIESLQWLGLDWDEGVGKGGPHGPYRQSERMDIYRDVAARLLEAGYAYESYSTPEEIEERHRAKGEDPKLGYDGFDRDLTEEQIAAFRAEGRQPVLRLRMPDEDITFTDLIRGEITFKAGSVPDYVIVRANGHPLYTLVNPIDDALMEITHVLRGEDLLSSTPRQIVLYRALEAIGVAKFMPRFGHLPYVMGEGNKKLSKRDPESNLLLHKAAGMIPEGLNNYLALLGWSIAPDRDIFSMEEMASAFDISDVNPNPARFDQKKAVAINAEHIRLLDGEDFRGRLVPFLHRDELVSADSFEALTDREREILTEAAPLVQTRIQVLGEASGMLGFLFVSDDALETDEKAVSKLKDNAVDVLDAAIETVEGLTEFTTASLEESLRARIVDEMGVKPRLAFGPLRVAVTGRQVSPPLFESMEILGRESSLARLRALRASLA
- the leuC gene encoding 3-isopropylmalate dehydratase large subunit, yielding MSGTMAEKVWRDHIVSKGENGAPDLLYIDLHLVHEVTSPQAFEGLRLAGRQVRRPDLTIATEDHNTPTVNIDQPIADITSRTQIDTLRKNAEEFGIRLHSLGDADQGIVHVVGPQLGLTQPGMTIVCGDSHTSTHGAFGALAFGIGTSQVEHVLATQTLPMAPFKTMAITVNGSLPQGSTAKDIILAVIAKIGTGGGQGYVLEYRGQAIRELSMEGRMTICNMSIEAGARAGMIAPDQTTFDYIKGRPHAPEGEDWDRAVEYWSSLASDEDAVFDAEVVLEAADIEPFVTWGTNPGQGVPLSATVPDPEDFTDETARAAAERALEYMDLKAGTPMREIAVNTVFIGSCTNGRIEDLRAAAAVVKGRRKAEGVRVMVVPGSARVRLQAEAEGLDTIFTDFGAEWRNAGCSMCLGMNPDTMNAGDRSASTSNRNFEGRQGKGSRTHLVSPLVAAATAVRGTLSSPADL
- a CDS encoding cytosine permease — translated: MAGLDVIPESDRKGKPSDLFMPWFAANISVLGISWGSWILGFGLSLAQAIVVSVVGVTLSFLVCGLIAIAGKRGSAPTLVLSRAAFGFNGNRVSAAISWILTVGWETFLAIMAVQATATVMGALGFTNHVVAQIIALILVVVLAAGSGILGFEAIMKVQTWITWATAALTIVYLVLVAPTIDFAVLSSRPSAPLTAVLGAGCMLLVGFGFGWINAAADYSRYLPRAASTRGVVGWTTVGAALPTVILVFFGILLVGSADESLSEAIGNDPIGALTTLLPTWFLIPFALVAILGLIGGIVMDIYSSGLSLLATGVPVSRPVATAIDGTIMTVGTIVVVFFADSFLTPFTAFLTTLGVVIAAWGGVMLADIALRRKDYDEPSLFTPSGRYGSVNWGAVASLIVGSLVGWGLVVNANASWLSWQGYLLGPLGGREGDWAGANIGILLAMVVGFVGYWVTSAGRVRAQEKLASRTYAQGADEGER
- a CDS encoding purine-nucleoside phosphorylase, translating into MSVDPRFPQALLDDEAVAGARVLTSLAGRPDALVVLGSGLAGALDEAWGAPVGAVPLGDIPGVVAPVADGHGRELRAYETNGGVVLVATGRTHLYEGLGARPVTALSRAGVAAGISRAVLTNANGCLKPWNLGDVMAITDHVNLSGASPFDGPLFLDVSAVWDAQMTGALRGVCQREGTYAILRGPEYQTMAETRILAGLGVDCVGMSTVMEAITLHALGVRVAGMSVVSDLSFADAPTDPSAVVEAASAARQTVVAGIEAALGT